One Klebsiella electrica genomic window, TCGCTGGTGCTGAGCGGGCGTCGTCTGGCGCGCCTGCAAAAACTGTATGACCGGCTGAGCCTGCTGGTACCGGTACATATTATCGAGCTGGACGTGCGCGACAGCGAGGCCGTTGCCGCCGCGGTGGCCGGGATGCCTGCCGCCTTTACCGATATCAAAACGCTGATTAACAACGCCGGGCTGGCGCTGGCGCCGCAGCCGGCGCAGAAGGTCGACCTGCAGGACTGGAAAACGATGATCGACACCAACGTGACCGGCCTGGTTAACGTCACCCACGCGCTGCTACCGACGCTGATTCAGCACGGTGCCGGCGCCAGCATCATCAATATCGGCTCTATTGCCGGTCAGTGGCCCTATCCGGGTAGTCATGTTTACGGCGCCAGCAAAGCGTTTGTCAAACAGTTCAGCTACAACCTGCGCTGCGATTTACTCGGCACCGGGGTGCGGGTGACCGATCTGGCGCCGGGCATTGCCGAGACCGAATTTACCCTCGTGCGCACCAAAGGCGACCAGGCGGCGTCCAATAATCTGTATCGCGGTACCACCCCTCTGAGTGCGCAGGATATCGCGGAGCAGATGTTTTATATCGCCACCCTGCCGGATCATATGAATATCAACCGTGTAGAAGTGATGCCGGTGCGCCAGGCCTGGCAGCCATTCGCGATTGACCGGGATTGAGGTTAAACCAGCCTGATTTATCTCCCCCCTCCCCGGTGGCGCTGCGCTTAGTCGGGCTACCCGACTGCACGCCCTGTAGCCCCGGTCAGCTTAGCGCCACCGGGGGATATTTCCAGGCACCGACGGGAAACCACCCGGATGGCGGCGTGAGCGCCTTATCCGGGCTACCCGACTGCACGCCCCGTAGCCCCGGTAAGCGCAGCGCGACCGGGGAGATCGGCTGCAGATGATTGGGCCCGCCGCTGATTAGCGGCTGCTCTGCAAAAACTGGCGGACGCGTTCGGAGTCCGGGTTGGTGAAAAATTTCTCCGGCGGGGCTTTCTCAATCAACAACCCTTTTTCGAGAAACACCACTTCATCCGATACCTGACGGGCAAAGTCCATCTCATGAGTCACCACCACCATGGTGTAGCCCTCCGCCGCCAGCGCCTTCATCACCCCCAACACTTCGTTGACCAGCTCGGGATCCAGTGCCGATGTCGGTTCGTCAAACAGAATCACCTCCGGCGACATCGCCAGCGAACGGGCAATCGCCACCCGCTGCTTCTGCCCGCCGGAGAGGGTAATCGGCCAGGCGTCGGCTTTGTGCGCCATCCCGACCTTTTCCAGCTGCTGTATGGCTATGGCAGACGCTTCATCGCGTTTCATCCCTTTGACGTGGAGCAGCGCTTCGCTGACGTTCTGCTGCACGGTCAGGTGCGGCCACAGGTTAAAGCTCTGGAACACCATCCCCACCCGCTCACGAATCTTCGACAGCTGACGGTGGGACATGGCTTTGCCGTTCTGTTCATCAATCCCCAGACGCTGGCCGCCGATATGAATCTCCCCGCGGTCCGGCTGTTCCAGCCAGTTCATGCAACGCAGCAGCGTCGATTTACCGGAACCAGACGACCCCAGGATGCTGACCACCGACCCCTTTTCAACGGTCAGATTGATGTCACGCAGCACTTCAATATTATCAAACTGTTTGGAGACGTTTTTAATGCTTACTGCAGTGGTATCAGACATGACTCAATCCTCTTCTGGCTCCGTGGGCGCTAAGTCGCTTAATCAGCAACTCCAGCAAAATGCTGATCGCCCAGTAGAGTGCAATCGCGACGATAAAAGCGTTAAACGGGATGAACCAGGTCGCCTGCACGCTGTTGGCGGCGGCGGTAATTTCCTGCACGGTGATAATGCTGAGAAAAGCGGTATCCTTCAGGCAAATAATCAGCTGGTTGCCAAACAGCGGCAGCGACGACGAGACAATATTCGGCAAAATAATCCGCCGGTATATTTGATAGCGTGAAAAACCTTGCGCCACCGCGGCCTCAATATATCCGGCGGAGAAGACCCGGCGCTGGCTGCGCAGAATTTCAAAGAAATAGGCGCCGTGGTAAATCATCAGCGCCACCAGACCTGCGGTCCAGGCGTCCATACTGATCCCCACTTCCGGCAGGCCGTAATAGAGCAGATAGGCGAGGATTAAGAACGGAATCGCGCGCATCAGGCTGACAAACGCGATAATCACGCGGTTAAGCCAGCGCTTTTGATATTCGGTGACGTAGCACAGCACAATGCCAATCGCTAACCCCACAACGGCGGCCAGAATGAAGAGCTCAAGCGTAGCGATCAGGCCAGCAATAAAGCTGTCGCGCGCTGACCAGATAATGGCCCACTGATTCATAGATCCTCCTGTTGTTATCGTGCCAGGCGTTTTGCTTTACGCTCCGCCAGTCCCTGTAGCTTCAGCAGCATACCGATTATCACGACGTAAAGCAGACCCGCCGCGAGAATCGGCGACAGGGGCTCATAGGTGACGGATGAGATACGGTTGGTGACGCGGGTCAAATCGACCACGCCGATCACCGCAATCGCCGGGCTGCCTTTAATCAGGAAAGACATTTCGTTCACCAGCGCCGGCAGGCTTTCGATCCACATTTGCGGCAGCATGATGTAGCGAAAATAGGTCCAGCGGCGCATCCCCACGGATTCTGCCGCCTCGCGCTGCTCGCGCGGGAAGGTGCGGAACGCATTGCGCCAGATTTCAGCGTTAAAAGCCGAGGTATTGAGGGTCAGCGCTACGATTGCCGCGACGTTTTTATCAAGATTAATCCCCACCGTGGGCAGCGAGAGAAACAGAAACAGCACCAGCGTCACCAGCGGCGTGGCGCGCGCCAGGCTGATATAGACCACCAGCAGCTGATCAACAATCGGGATACGCAACATCCGCACCAGGGCGATCAGCAGGCCAATCACCACCCCAAAGACGATGGCGATGGCCGAAATCCAGAGGGTCGTCCATGCGCCTTCAATCAATAACTGCCAGGAAATTGCATCCATATGGCCCTCCTGTGGATTTAAAACGCGGCGGTGACCCGCCGCAAAATGTTACAAACCAGCCAGTTTGTGGAACTGTTCCGGACTGGTAATCGCTTCTGTCGGGAGGTTATCGTAGGTTTCGCCAAACCATTTTTTCTGCAGCTCGGCAAGCTTGCCGGTTTCACGCATATGATTGATAAATTTGGTCATGTAGGCCAAAAGCTGCGGCGAGTTTTTCGGAATCGGCCACGCCATGTAGCCCGGTCCGGACACCGCCAGCCCTTTGGCAAAGACCTTCGGTTTGGCTTTCGCCAGGTCGTTAACCGAAATCACCACGTTAATCACGTAATCGAGGCGCTTATTGGCAAGGTCGGCGTAGGCTTCCGGGTAGGAGGGATACTCCACCACCGGCCCGAGTTTACCGCCGGTTTTTTCCAGCATCGCTTTCAGCTCAGGCAGTCGCGCCAACAGCGCGCTGCCCGCCTGCAGGCCCACTTTTTTGCCGCTCAAATCGGCGATGGTATTAAGCGAGTTATCGCCGGCGCGCTTGACAAAATAGTGCTGCGCCGAGGCCCACGGCGGCGTGAAATCAAACACCTTAAGCCGGTCGTCGGTAATCACCGCGCCGGTTAACGCCATATCGTACTGACCGGTGGAGACCGCCGCTAACAGGCCGGTCCACGGCAGGATGCTCTGGTCGACGTGGAATTTCGCATACTTGCGTAGCTCCTCCAGCATATCTTTGTTAAAGCCATCGGCCTGGCCGTTACTCATAAAGTTAAACGGCGCGTAATCATCTTCGGTCGCGACTTTCAGGGTGCCGGATTTTTCAATTTCCGGGAGATCTGCTGCCGCTGCGTGATAAGAGAAAGCCATTGCCATAACGGCGCCCAGACACATTGAAGCCAACGATTTTTTCATCAATCCACCCCTAATTAATTCGCCAGACGTGTTCATTCCCGAACATGAAAAGGTTTTGCAAAATTTGTGCCGACGGAAGTTCCGGTCCGCGACTGATGAATGCGTTTTTACTGTAGGGAGCGTTTTTGTTTTCCGGATAGAGCCAGTTGCGCTGCGTCTGTGTGTCAGTCTTTTTCAGGGTGGTATGGAATTTGCTGCAAGGTAAACAGTGTATTCACCTGAGGAGCCCCGCATGATCCGTCACCTTTTGCACGTCGAGTTCGACCAACGTCGCGGTTTACAGGAACAAGTGCGGGAGACGCTGGTGAACGCCATTCTGAGCGGTATTTTTTCTGCCGACACGCCGCTGCCCTCCTGTCGTCAGCTGGCCAGCCAGCTGCGGGTGTCGCGCAATACCACGGCGCTGGTTTTTGAGAGTCTGGTCAGCGAAGGGTATCTCATCAGCCGCCCGCGCAGCGGGTACTATCTGCATCCCGACTATCAACATTCCGCCGGGACAGTTGCCGTACAGGGTGCACCGGATGACGATCGCGCTGCACCACGCTGGGGCGCGCGGCTGCAAATCACCCCCAGCCAGCAGGAGTCGATTCTTAAACCCGCTGGCTGGATGAACTACCGCTACCCGTTTATCTATGGCCAGCCGGATACCCGCCAGTTCCCGCTGACCACCTGGCGTTCGGCGGCCAACTGGCTACACGGCGGTGTGCGCGATCCGGCCTGGGTCGTCGATCATATCGACCAGGACGTGCCAATGCTGATTGAGCAGATTCGCACCCGGGTGCTACCCAAGCGCGGCATCGTCGCCGCCGCGGATGAGATCCTGATTACGCTCGGCTCGCAGAACGCGCTGTACCTGCTCACCCGCCTGCTGATGTCGCCAAAGACCCGGGTCGGCGTCGAGAACCCCTGCTTCCGCGAGGCGATTAATACCTTCCTGCTGGCGGACGCCGATATCGTGCCGCACCCGGTGGACGAAGAAGGGATCGTGCTCGACGATGCCCCCTGCGATTACTACTACGTCACTCCAGGCCATCAGGTGCCGACAGGGGTGGCGATGAGCCAGGCGCGGCGCGGCCAGTTGCTGGAACATGCGGCCCGCCACGATGCGGTGATTATTGAAGATGATTACGACTCGGAAAGTAATTTCATGCTCAACCCGCTACCGGCATTGAAAGCCAGCGACCGCAGCGGGCGGGTGATTTACGTCAGCAGCCTGTCGAAGGCGCTGTCTCCCGGCCTGCGGCTGGGATTTATGGTGGCCGACCCGGATCTGATTGATGAAGCCCGCGCACTGCGGCGGCTGATTTACCGCCATCCGCCCACCAATATTCAGTATCAGATGGCCCATTTTCTCGCCCAGGGGCACTATGAAACCCATCTCCGGCGCTACCACTACGACTCCGCCCAGCGCTGGGACCGCCTCAACAACGCTTTGCAGCAACATCTGCCGGAATGCCGGATCATCCCCGGCAGCGAGCATGCCAACGCCTTCTGGCTGGCCACGCCGGAGCAAATCAATACCCAGCAACTGACCTGGCGCGCCGCCCATGCCGGGGTGCTGATTGAACCCGGCGCGCGGCATTTCCTCAACGCCAACCCGCCGGAAAATTTTTTCCGCATGGGCTTTCACGCCATCAATCCTGATGCGATTGCGCCCGGCGTCGAAGTGCTGTGCCGCCAGCTGGCGCAACTGGGATAAACGCAGTCTGTCATCGCCCACCCGCGCATCCTGCATCCCGTAGCCCGGATGAGGCGCTCGCGCCGCCATCCGGGGAAATGCCCCCCGGTGGCGCTGCGCTTACCGGGGCTACAGGGCGTGCAGTCGGGTAGCCCGGATAAGGCGCTCGCGCCGCCATCCGGGGAAATCCCCCCGGTGGCGCTGCGCTTACCGGGGCTACAGGGCGTGCAGTCGGGTAGCCCCGGTAAGGCGCTCGCGCCGCCATTCGGGGAAATCCCCCCGGTGGCGCTGCGCTTACCGGGGCTACAGGGCGTGCGGGCGGGTAGCCCGGCTCCCGGTTACACCACCTGCGCGTATTGCAGCATCACCTGCAGCAGCACGTTTGCGCCGGCAGCGACATGCCCGGGAGAGGCGTACTCGATTTCGTTATGGCTAATCCCGTCTTTGCAGGGAATAAAAATCATCCCCGTCGGCGCCAGATAGCTCATATACACCGCATCATGCCCGGCACCGGAGACTATCTCCCGCGCCGGATAGCCCAGTCGCGCCGCCGCATCGGCAATGGCCTGCTGGCAATCCGCATGGAACGGCGCCGCCGGGTAATGGCTGACCTCCTGCAACGCCACCGCCAGGCCGCTCTCCTGCTGTACCTGATCGATAAAATCCCGCAGCTGGCGGTCCATCTCATCGACCGCCGCGTCGCTGAGATTACGCATATCAATAGAGAACCTCACCTCGCCCGGCACCACGTTGCGGCTGTTGGGATAGACCTGCACCATCCCCACGGTGCCGCGCCCCTCTTTGCTACGCCCGGCAATCGCCACCACCTCCTGCATAATTCGCGTCGCCACCTGCAAGGCATCCTGACGCAGACGCATCGGCGTTGGCCCGGCATGAGACGCCTGCCCCGTCACCACGCAATCGTACCAGCGGATACCTAATACGCCCTGCACCACGCCGATGATTTTCTCCTCATCTTCAAGAATCGGCCCCTGCTCGATATGGGCTTCAAAGTAGGCGCCGATCGGATGATCGCCGGGCGTCTGGTTGCCGATATAGCCGATACGCGCCAGCTCCTCGCCCACCGTTTTTCCCTGCGCATCCTGCGCGGCATAGATTGTATCCAGCGGGAATACCCCGGCAAAAACGCCGGACCCCATCATCACCGGCACAAAACGCGAACCTTCTTCATTGGTCCAGAACACCACTTCAATCGGCGCTGCGGTTTCAATATCGAGGTCGTTGAGCGTACGCACCACCTCCAGCGCCGCCAGCACCCCGTAGTTGCCGTCAAATTTCCCGCCGGTAGGCTGAGTATCAATATGGCTGCCGGAGACAATCGGCGGCAGCAGCGGATTACGCCCTTCCCGGCGCATAAACACGTTACCGATTCTATCAACGGTGACGCTCATCCCCGCCTCTTGCGCCCAGCCGATGACTAAATCCCGTCCCTGTCGGTCGAGATCGGTGAGCGTCAGGCGACAGCAGCCGCCCTTCGGCGTCGCGCCGATTTCCGCCAGCGCCATCAATGAATCCCATAACCGCTCACCGTTAATACGCCACCCCGCCATCTCTGCAACCGGGGTAAAAAGGACCTCACTGCTCATCTTTGTCTCCTTGCGCGAATGCAACGGCCAGCTCCACCAGCAGACGATCGCTGCCGCGTGGCCCTAAAAAAGAGATGCCCAGCGGCAGACCACCGGCCTGAGCGACCGGCAGCGTCACCTGCGGACGCCGGGTCATCACCGAAATCAACAATAAATCGTGAGAAAGACGCCGGATGGTCTCAATCTCCTCGGCCTGCGCCGTCAGCAGCGGCGCACCGTCGGGCACGGTGGGCAGAACCAGTATCGCGTCGCCCAACCGCGCATCCCACCAGCGGGTAAAGTGCTCTCGCCGCTGGCAGGCGGCCTCGTACTGTGCCGGCGTCACCGCTTTTCCCCATAAGAAGCGTTCGCGCACATCCGGCCCCAGCTGCAGGCCATAGCGTTCTATCGTCTCCCCCTGCGCCTGCCAGGCCTCGAATCCCTGAATCTGCCGAAAGGCGAGATAAATCTCGTCGATATCCGGCAGCGGCGCGTTCAGCGGCGCGATGGCGCCAAATACGCGCGCAAGCCGCTGCCTGACCGGTAACAGTGCCTGCTGGCTACGCAACGGCAGGCGGGAAAAGAGGGCCTCATGGCATACCAGCGCCGCACCGGCAATCGCCGGAGGCTTCGCGTCCAGCAGGCAATCAGCGACCGCCCGAAAGACCTCCGGCGTTTGGGCGAAGAAACCGCAGGTGTCCATCGTGGCGCACAGCGGCTGGCAGCCGTCGAGCGAAATACGCCCGTGCGTGGGGCGCAGGCCAAACAAGCCGCAGTAGCTTGCCGGGGTGCGCACCGACCCGCCGGTATCGGTGCCCAGCGCAAAATCGCACACGCCGTTCGACACCGCCGACGCCGACCCGGATGACGAGCCGCCGGGAATATGGTTCGGCGCGGCACCGTTGCGCGGCGTGCCGTAATGCACATTGTGGCCGCTCATCGAGTAGGCCAGCTCGCTGGTGTGGGTTTTACCGATAAAACGGGCGCCGTTATCCAGCAGAATCTGCACCACCGGGGCGGTACGGCGTTTAATGCCGGAGAGCGCCAGTACATGCGGATTGCCGCCGCCGGTGGGATAGCCCGCAACATCAAACAGATCTTTGACGGCAAAGGTCATCCCGCTGAGCGGCCCGCTCAGGGCGTGGGGGACCGGCTGCGGCGGGTAAGGCATAAATGCGTGATTATCATCCTGCACAGGTATCACCTCCTTTATTCAGGCCGACCGTTCAGGCATAGCGCACCGGTTTTTCAACGGCCGGGGTCAGCTCTCGCCAGCGATGACAGCTCACCACATGACGCGGGTCAACCTGTTCGGTCACGGGTTGAGTTTGCCGACAAACGGGTCTCGCATGCGGACAACGCTCGGCAAACGCGCAGCCCGGCGGCAAGCGGGAAAGATCCGGCGGCGAACCGGGGATGCAGTGCAGCGCGTCGCCTTTTTTCAACCCGTCTTTCGGGCGGCTCCCCAGCAGCACCTGGGTATAGGGATGGCGAGGACGGGACAAAATGTCGGTCATCGAGGCTTCTTCAACGATCCGCCCGGCGTACATCACCGCCACCCGGTCGGCTATCTCCACCGCGGCGCCAATATCATGAGTCACAAAGATAATTGCCAGTTCGCGCTGCTTTTGCTGCTCGCGCAGCAGGATCAGAATCTGGATCTGCACCGTGGCGTCCAGCGCGGTGGTCGGCTCATCCGCCAGCAGCAGCTGCGGGTTGCACGACAGCGCCAGAGCAATCATCGCCCGCTGGCGCATACCGCCGGACATTTCGTGCGGGTAGGCGTCCAGCCGCCGTTCCGGACTGGGGATCCGCACCTGGCGCAGCGCCTCCAGAGCCCGTTCCCGCGCCGCCTGACGCGACAGCCCTTCATGACGACGCAGACCTTCGACGATCTGCTGGCCGACGGTATACACCGGATCAAAGGCCAGCAGCGGCTCCTGAAAAATCATCGCGCAACGCGCGCCGCGATAGGCCCGCAGCCGGGAAGCGCTCATCTTCAGCACCTCCTCATCGCCGACGCGCAGCGTCCCCGAGAGCATGCTGCTTGTGGGCGGATGCAGGCGCATCAGCGCCCGCAGGGTGACGCTTTTACCGGATCCCGACTCCCCGATCAGCGCCATCACTTCCCCTTTATGGACATCAAAAGAGACGCCGTTAACCGCATTCACCGTCTGACCATCGCGGCGAAACTCCACCCGCAGATCGCGGATATGAACAAAAGCCTCATGCGACATGGCTGACCTCCTGAATGGCGATGTTCTGATGCCAGGGCGACGATGGCTGGGCCATCAGGCAGGCGCTTTGATGCCCCTCGCCGACGCTTTCGAGCGCTGGTTTCACCTCGGCGCACACCGCTCTGGCGTGCGGGCAGCGGGTGTGAAACCGACAGCCCGAAGGCGGTGATATTGGGCTCGGCGGATCGCCGTTCAGCGGCGAGGTCAGGGTGCGGTTTTGCGGGTCCATTGACGGCATCGAGCTGAGCAATGCGCGGGTATAAGGATGAGCGGAGGCGGTAAACAGCTGTTCCGCGGGCCCAATCTCCACCACCTCGCCAAGGTACATCACCAGAATGCGATCCGACAGCCAGCGCACCACGTGCAGGTCGTGGCTGATAAACACATAGGTCAGTTCGAGGGTGCGCTTTAGCTCCTGCAACAGCTGCAGTACCTGCGCCTCTACCGACTTATCCAGCGCCGACACCGCCTCATCGAGGATAACCAACCGCGGCTTCATCGCCAGAGCGCGGGCAATGTTGACGCGCTGGCGCTGGCCGCCGGAGAGCGCATGCGGATAGCGGTGGGCAAAACGCTCGGGTTCGAGGCCAACATGGGCCAGCAGATAGCGGGCATATTCGCTGGCTTCTCTGGCGCTCACTCCGTGTACACGCTGGCCGAAGGCGATACTCTCCTCCATCGTCATACGCGGATTGAGCGAAGCATAGCTATCCTGAAACACCATCTGTACCTGACGGCGATACTCTTTCATCGGCAGGCGCGTTGACCCCACCGCCAGGCCGTCAAAGATCAGCTCGCCGCTGTCTTGATTCAGCAACTGCATCAACAGGCGCGCCGTCGTCGATTTGCCGCAGCCGGACTCCCCCACCACGCCCAGCGTTTCACCTTTCATCACCGTAAAGCTGACGTTATCCACCGCCTGCACCACTTCACGGCTTTTTGCGCCACCGGCACGAAAATACTTCAACAGATTATTGACCTTCAGCAGCGGCTGAGCCGGGCCGCCAAGGTCGATATTGATAAAAGGTTGCATCGTTACTCCTTAATCGCCATTGCCGTGCGCAGGCGGTCGGCGAGGATATTGAACGAAATAGAGGTGATAAAAATCATCAGTCCGGGCAGGGCCGCCACCCACGGCTGGGTGTAGATGGCCGTGCGCAGGGTATTGAGCATCAACCCCCATTCCGGCTCCGGCGGGCGCACGCCCAGGCCAAGAAACGAGAGGCCGGAGGCGAGGATCATGCACACCGAAATCAGGCCGGTG contains:
- a CDS encoding ABC transporter ATP-binding protein, which gives rise to MQPFINIDLGGPAQPLLKVNNLLKYFRAGGAKSREVVQAVDNVSFTVMKGETLGVVGESGCGKSTTARLLMQLLNQDSGELIFDGLAVGSTRLPMKEYRRQVQMVFQDSYASLNPRMTMEESIAFGQRVHGVSAREASEYARYLLAHVGLEPERFAHRYPHALSGGQRQRVNIARALAMKPRLVILDEAVSALDKSVEAQVLQLLQELKRTLELTYVFISHDLHVVRWLSDRILVMYLGEVVEIGPAEQLFTASAHPYTRALLSSMPSMDPQNRTLTSPLNGDPPSPISPPSGCRFHTRCPHARAVCAEVKPALESVGEGHQSACLMAQPSSPWHQNIAIQEVSHVA
- the pdxR gene encoding MocR-like pyridoxine biosynthesis transcription factor PdxR, with amino-acid sequence MIRHLLHVEFDQRRGLQEQVRETLVNAILSGIFSADTPLPSCRQLASQLRVSRNTTALVFESLVSEGYLISRPRSGYYLHPDYQHSAGTVAVQGAPDDDRAAPRWGARLQITPSQQESILKPAGWMNYRYPFIYGQPDTRQFPLTTWRSAANWLHGGVRDPAWVVDHIDQDVPMLIEQIRTRVLPKRGIVAAADEILITLGSQNALYLLTRLLMSPKTRVGVENPCFREAINTFLLADADIVPHPVDEEGIVLDDAPCDYYYVTPGHQVPTGVAMSQARRGQLLEHAARHDAVIIEDDYDSESNFMLNPLPALKASDRSGRVIYVSSLSKALSPGLRLGFMVADPDLIDEARALRRLIYRHPPTNIQYQMAHFLAQGHYETHLRRYHYDSAQRWDRLNNALQQHLPECRIIPGSEHANAFWLATPEQINTQQLTWRAAHAGVLIEPGARHFLNANPPENFFRMGFHAINPDAIAPGVEVLCRQLAQLG
- a CDS encoding amidase, which codes for MQDDNHAFMPYPPQPVPHALSGPLSGMTFAVKDLFDVAGYPTGGGNPHVLALSGIKRRTAPVVQILLDNGARFIGKTHTSELAYSMSGHNVHYGTPRNGAAPNHIPGGSSSGSASAVSNGVCDFALGTDTGGSVRTPASYCGLFGLRPTHGRISLDGCQPLCATMDTCGFFAQTPEVFRAVADCLLDAKPPAIAGAALVCHEALFSRLPLRSQQALLPVRQRLARVFGAIAPLNAPLPDIDEIYLAFRQIQGFEAWQAQGETIERYGLQLGPDVRERFLWGKAVTPAQYEAACQRREHFTRWWDARLGDAILVLPTVPDGAPLLTAQAEEIETIRRLSHDLLLISVMTRRPQVTLPVAQAGGLPLGISFLGPRGSDRLLVELAVAFAQGDKDEQ
- a CDS encoding amino acid ABC transporter permease; protein product: MDAISWQLLIEGAWTTLWISAIAIVFGVVIGLLIALVRMLRIPIVDQLLVVYISLARATPLVTLVLFLFLSLPTVGINLDKNVAAIVALTLNTSAFNAEIWRNAFRTFPREQREAAESVGMRRWTYFRYIMLPQMWIESLPALVNEMSFLIKGSPAIAVIGVVDLTRVTNRISSVTYEPLSPILAAGLLYVVIIGMLLKLQGLAERKAKRLAR
- a CDS encoding SDR family NAD(P)-dependent oxidoreductase — its product is MTTNNVVFITGATSGFGEAAAQVFAEAGWSLVLSGRRLARLQKLYDRLSLLVPVHIIELDVRDSEAVAAAVAGMPAAFTDIKTLINNAGLALAPQPAQKVDLQDWKTMIDTNVTGLVNVTHALLPTLIQHGAGASIINIGSIAGQWPYPGSHVYGASKAFVKQFSYNLRCDLLGTGVRVTDLAPGIAETEFTLVRTKGDQAASNNLYRGTTPLSAQDIAEQMFYIATLPDHMNINRVEVMPVRQAWQPFAIDRD
- a CDS encoding ABC transporter ATP-binding protein, which encodes MSHEAFVHIRDLRVEFRRDGQTVNAVNGVSFDVHKGEVMALIGESGSGKSVTLRALMRLHPPTSSMLSGTLRVGDEEVLKMSASRLRAYRGARCAMIFQEPLLAFDPVYTVGQQIVEGLRRHEGLSRQAARERALEALRQVRIPSPERRLDAYPHEMSGGMRQRAMIALALSCNPQLLLADEPTTALDATVQIQILILLREQQKQRELAIIFVTHDIGAAVEIADRVAVMYAGRIVEEASMTDILSRPRHPYTQVLLGSRPKDGLKKGDALHCIPGSPPDLSRLPPGCAFAERCPHARPVCRQTQPVTEQVDPRHVVSCHRWRELTPAVEKPVRYA
- a CDS encoding amino acid ABC transporter ATP-binding protein, with translation MSDTTAVSIKNVSKQFDNIEVLRDINLTVEKGSVVSILGSSGSGKSTLLRCMNWLEQPDRGEIHIGGQRLGIDEQNGKAMSHRQLSKIRERVGMVFQSFNLWPHLTVQQNVSEALLHVKGMKRDEASAIAIQQLEKVGMAHKADAWPITLSGGQKQRVAIARSLAMSPEVILFDEPTSALDPELVNEVLGVMKALAAEGYTMVVVTHEMDFARQVSDEVVFLEKGLLIEKAPPEKFFTNPDSERVRQFLQSSR
- a CDS encoding amino acid ABC transporter permease, whose product is MNQWAIIWSARDSFIAGLIATLELFILAAVVGLAIGIVLCYVTEYQKRWLNRVIIAFVSLMRAIPFLILAYLLYYGLPEVGISMDAWTAGLVALMIYHGAYFFEILRSQRRVFSAGYIEAAVAQGFSRYQIYRRIILPNIVSSSLPLFGNQLIICLKDTAFLSIITVQEITAAANSVQATWFIPFNAFIVAIALYWAISILLELLIKRLSAHGARRGLSHV
- a CDS encoding Zn-dependent hydrolase; the protein is MSSEVLFTPVAEMAGWRINGERLWDSLMALAEIGATPKGGCCRLTLTDLDRQGRDLVIGWAQEAGMSVTVDRIGNVFMRREGRNPLLPPIVSGSHIDTQPTGGKFDGNYGVLAALEVVRTLNDLDIETAAPIEVVFWTNEEGSRFVPVMMGSGVFAGVFPLDTIYAAQDAQGKTVGEELARIGYIGNQTPGDHPIGAYFEAHIEQGPILEDEEKIIGVVQGVLGIRWYDCVVTGQASHAGPTPMRLRQDALQVATRIMQEVVAIAGRSKEGRGTVGMVQVYPNSRNVVPGEVRFSIDMRNLSDAAVDEMDRQLRDFIDQVQQESGLAVALQEVSHYPAAPFHADCQQAIADAAARLGYPAREIVSGAGHDAVYMSYLAPTGMIFIPCKDGISHNEIEYASPGHVAAGANVLLQVMLQYAQVV
- a CDS encoding transporter substrate-binding domain-containing protein, with amino-acid sequence MKKSLASMCLGAVMAMAFSYHAAAADLPEIEKSGTLKVATEDDYAPFNFMSNGQADGFNKDMLEELRKYAKFHVDQSILPWTGLLAAVSTGQYDMALTGAVITDDRLKVFDFTPPWASAQHYFVKRAGDNSLNTIADLSGKKVGLQAGSALLARLPELKAMLEKTGGKLGPVVEYPSYPEAYADLANKRLDYVINVVISVNDLAKAKPKVFAKGLAVSGPGYMAWPIPKNSPQLLAYMTKFINHMRETGKLAELQKKWFGETYDNLPTEAITSPEQFHKLAGL